TCACTGAGCTATTGGCGCGAATTCCGTCTGAGAAAGGGCGCAGCCAAGCACTCATCCTTGTCAACGCCGTGGCActggccgagcaggccaGCGAGACGGTCGAGCGAATGCTGCCTCATTTGCGTGTAGAGATCGAGCAGGGTGCAAAGTACAGGGCATCAGGTACGGCAGATGTCACAGTCGCGACGGTCCAATCGCTCAAGAATGCAAGTCGCCTGGAAAAGTACGATCCTTGGAAGTTTAAATGCGTCATTGTagacgaggcgcaccactcgacctcggcgacgtaccgtgCGGTCCTTTCGCATTTCAACAGCGATATTCCGTGCGACGAGCCTGAGATCGACGTTCCTGTACGCGTTCCCATCATCGGTTTCTCTGCGACGTTTAGCCGCCAcgacggcctcgcgctcggaaCCGTATTCGACCAAATTGTCTTTCACAAAGATTTTCTTGCTATGATTGAAGAGCAATGGTAGGTCCTCTTGCTGACCCAGGTTATGCCCGCTGCGGTTCACGGCCGTCCAAGCGGAGTTTGACCTGACCAAGGTTGCAACGACCGGGGCCGACTTTAAcgtcgcctcgctcgcAAAGGTCATCAACCGCCCAGCTATTACCGAGCTAATTGTCAGGACCTGGCTTGGCAAAGCCTATACCCACCGGCGGTCCACGCTCGTCTTTGCTGTGAATATCGACCATGTAAATACGCTCGTCGCTGAATTCACAAGCCGCGGCATCGACGCACGCGGCATACACTCTGGCATGCATTTGGAAGAGCGGCGAGTGACTCTGGCCGCTTTTCGTGCTGGCGAGTTTCCGGTCCTGATCAACTGCGGTACGTTCCCAGGCTCATGTAGCGATCCTCACCGAAGGCGCAGATGTCCCTCCTATTGACTGTGTACTCCTGGCGCGCCCGACCCAGTCCCAAAACCTCTTTTCTCAAATGATTGGCAGAGGTATGCGTCTGAGCCCAGAAACAGGCAAGGAGGATTGTTTGATTCTCGACTTGGTCGGCAATCTCGGTAATGATATGGTTTGCACACCAACGCTCTTTGGGTTGTACGATGAGCAGCCGATCGAGGGTGCGTACTCTTTCTAATCCAGACGACACGGTGGAGTCACTCAAGGCGCGAGCTCAGCCAAAAGTCTGTGGGACGCTCCCGAAAGTGCAATGGGAGGCGCCGCTTCCGTCGTCCTTTACTTTTGTCGACTTTGAAAATCCGGCTGAGCTGTACACCGCCATGCAAGCACGTCCAAGCCGTGCCATTGACGAAATTTCGCCAAACGCGTGGGTCGACTGTGGTGGGGACACGTACGTCCTGTCGACCTATGACCAGAGCTATGTTAAAATCCACCGCGAAGGAAAAGGTGCGTTGTTCTACTCACACAGACTATATTGGCACGCACTACCCCCGCAATCCGGGCTTTGACTGGACTGACATTGCGGCCAAGAAAGCCGGCTCTCCCTACTGGCAGAAGCGGGTCGTACTCCAATCCGAAGACCTAGGGCACGCCATCCGCGGCTGCGACACCTTTATGAGCAAGCTCGTCACTGCATCCGGTCGCTCCCCTTTGTGGCTTCGCCGAAGTGCACGATGGCGCCATAGCCCCGCCTCGCCCCGTGCACGCGCAGCATTGCAACGGAAGCTGCAAAGCAAAGGCGAggtggacgacgacgcgaaGCCGTGGGCGAATGCCACGCAAGGCACAGTCAATACCATCCTCACACGACTGGCGCACGGAACTAAGAACCGCTGGCGCCACGCTGCCAAGGCACACAACAAGagagcagcgcgtgcgcagcgcaccaaCCCCGCGGTGAGCGTAGGTCCGCTCCCAAAGCCTACGCCCGATCGTGATTCGTAGCGCAGCGAGGTGCATAAACCTGCATACGCGTGCATATTTTTCGACGCGTCGTTTTGCCGGATCGCCGTGCTCTTGGATCGCGATGGACCAACTCATCTACTTTCTGAAGACGCATAGGCGCCAGATCCTGCGCATTGGGCGCAAGGTATGTCAAATGACTTATAAAGATCATCAAAGCGTTCAAGCGCCATCAGCAGTCGGCCGGTATGGGTGCTGGCATGGGTGCTGGCATGGGTGCTGGTATGGGCGGTGGTATGGGCGGTGGCATGGGCGGCCAGGGCCCCTTTCCTCCCCAAGGCGGCTTCCAGCAAGGCGGATATCCCTCGCAGGGTGCTCCGGGTGGACCGGCGCCCCATACCCAGGAGATTCTCGGCACGAACAATATCCATGCGTTTGACGACAATAATGTAAACGCACAAAATCCGCAGTACAAGGACCTGCGGAACCGCGCCCGGTCGGAGGGTGACAAAATGGCGCATGCGTTTGACGCGTCCAAGGCTGCCTACAACCACGGCGATGGTGGGCGCGCGAAGCAGCTCAGCGACGAAGGCAACATGCACAAGCACAACATGGAGCAACTCAACGCGCAAGCCGTGCAGTGGATCTTTGCCGCGAACAATGCAGACTCGCCGCCTGGAACGGTGGATTTGCACGGTCTCTACGTTAAGGAAGCGCTTGTCAAGGTCGACGAAGTAATCCGTCAGGCTCAGGCACAAAATTTCCCTCAGCTGCGCCTGATTGTCGGCAAGGGTATTCATTCCAAGGACCACGTTACGAAAATCAAGCcggccgtcgaggaccTCTTGCGCAAGTACAATATtgctgcgcacctcgaccgccgGAACCAGGGTGTGCTGGTCGTCGACATGAACGgtcctcgcggcggcggcagcgccgagtTCACTCGCGACATGGCGCGCAACGCGACGGGCAACGACCAGGAGTGTGTCATTATGTAACTATTCACGCTGGGGTCGGAACCAGCGGAGAATCGGCTCGTATATGGGTGCTTTGGGCGCACTAGGCGCTTCTgcagcgtgctgcgcacctGTCAAGCGCAGGCCACGCAACCGCGCGCTTGCCGCTTCCACTACCAGAGGGTAGGTGCGATCCAGCGTATCGCGCAGGAAGCTGGCCTTGGTATAGAGTAATCTGCGCGCGGTAAAAGGTGCAATATTGTTATAGCGACGAATCACTTGATTCAGTTGGTATACCGCCTCTTCGTGGTAGCTGCGTTGGTCGACGACCCACTGAGCGTCGCGAAAGTTGCGTGCCCAGTCGACCAAATGCCGCTGTGCATCGTTGCGGATGGCAAAGGTATAATCGGGGATATCCGTCGGCTGGTTGTCGTGCATGTGCCAGTCGACATGCACCGGCTCCATCTGCTGCCATGGCGCGTGAAATTCTAGCGCGTAGAGTGCGCGACAGATCCAGGCAGCCTGAATACGCTGACGGAGCGAGCGCTCTTCGGTAGCGAGCTCGATGTTGATCTCGAcccacggcggcgcaccgccttgACGCTGCACCATGCGGTTCAAAACAAACTCTTCACGCTGGAGGTGCGCATTGCCCTCGTTGTGGTCGTACGGAATCGGTTTTCCGCGCAACGAATTCTTTTgcagcgagccggtgcGGATTGCTTCTTCAATGCGCATCTCGGCGATACCAGCGAGTCCCTTTGCAGCGGTGACAACGCCAAGGAGGGGTTTGTTCTGGTCTTCAtcgctcggctcggccTGGTTCTTGCGATCGGGATAGCGCACCTTTTTGTCGAGTGCCGTCTCAATTCGATCGCGAAGTACGGATCGCCGCAGCGACTCACGAACCTGCCCCATGGCCTTGGCATTGTCAAGGGGTAGTTGATTCGGCGTCACGCCGTGCTTCTGGAGCTTCTTTTTCATCTcggacgccggcgcctcgataTCAATGTGCGCATACTTGCCACGGTAGACACGCGTCTCGGGCGAGGGCCCCGGCATGTACGAGAGGTCCCAAGGGTTGTTGCCCGTTTTACGAATCCGTACGCCGTTCGCGCCCACGCTCTCCACGGCAGAGGTCGGCCGTGCAGtgggccgctgcgccttACTGAGGCGCGCCGACTCCGACGTACGCGCATCCTCGCCCCGCCGCATGGGCTTGTACTTGTCTACGAGCATGCGCAGTACGGCATCCTCGAAGCGCTCCTCGCCAGTCCACACTGGCTCCTGggcgcgcccggccgcTTCGATCTTGGCTTGCATCGCCTTTTCTGTCTCTTCctcctgcgcagcgtcgcggaATAACTTTTCCGATGCCGTCTCTATTCCACGACATCGCACCGCTGACGCAAAGACGCCATGGCGCCCGcacgccgcaagcgccacACGTCGTGGTAGCATGCAGGAACGtcccagcgccgcctccacATGGAGGATCGCCGCGGAACGGCCCGATGATCGTGCTTTCTCGTGTCGTAGACCCTCTATAAACTATTGCCTAGGCACCTCGTTTTCGTTCACGAGATGACCCACAATGCCGTACTTTCCTGCAAAGTGCGACTCCCATTCCGCCATGTTTTTCCTGGGTAAGCCATAGCACGTACCGCTCGCTGTCGGTAAGGTCTTCGAGCTTGTCGATCGGCTGGTCGAGCGGTGTGAGCATCGCGAGGTCAAACGACTGCTTTGCCATACCCCGCGATGCATCGCGTCCGGCAAAGTTTCCGTACGGGCTGCCCGGTCCGTAAAAGTTGCGGCCAGACGACACGTCAAAGACGTTACCGTTGATGGCAAGGAGGATCTTGTTACCCTCCGGCGATGACTCATCGCCTGTTCCGTCGTACACCGCGAGAGTCTTGGGCGTATACGTCAGGAACTCGATCGACTTGGGGTGGTCAAGAGGGAGTGACGAATACGCCGAGTTCGCATCGAGGTtccggcgtgcgtcggcgaccgacggcgTAAAGATTTCCGAGAATGGATCGGGGATGTATACAAGCATCGCGATCACAAAGATCAGCATGCCTGTCAATCCGGAGTTGAGCGGATTCGACGTAAAGAACGCCACCACCTGTATCAGAGAGAAGGACGTACATTTTGTATAGCCTGTGTGTCGATCATGGTACGTGCACGTCGGCGTCCAGCGTCGGTAGCAGAACGGAATTAGCGATGTACAGTCAGCATAGATTGCGCGATGACTCGAATTTGTCAGCAGCCAAGGccgttgcgctgcgcagggGCCTCTGCGTCGCTTATCCCCATCATGAGTGCACCAACCCTGCCGAAACCtgagctcgagacgcgtCTGCTCCATGCTGACCACCCCGATGCAAACAAGGACCCGGCGCACCCCATTGCGCCGGCCATGTCGCTCTCGACGACATTCCGTCAGCCGCACCCCGACTCCGAgatggcgcagctcgctcgcgcttcGTACGACACGCCCGAGAACCCCCCGGTGAACATCTATAGCCGCTACACTCAGGACAcctcgctgcgtgcggaaAAGGTGCTTAGCAGCCTTCTTGATGCCCACGCGATCACCTTCAGCTCGGGCCTTGCCGCCTCATTCGCCATTTTGAACCTGCTCGCCCCGTCGGCGATTGCGATCCGCCGTGGCTACTTTGGCGTGCATGAAGCCGCGCACATCTATGCGCGTGGCCGCGATACCAAGATCATTGATCTCGACGAGAACTTCCCGGTGAACGagggcacgctcgacgaggcgactGGCATCCGCCGTGGCGCGACGCTTGTCTGGGTCGAGACGCCGCTCAACCCCACCGgtgaggcgcgcgacctgGTGCACTACACAAAGCGTGCGCATGAAGCCAAGGCCTACATTGCTGTCGACAGCACCTTTGCCCCTCCGCCCCTGCAGAACCCCTTTAACCAGGGCGTGGACTTTGTGATGCACTCTGCGACGAAGTACATGGGCGGCCACTCGGACATTCTCGCAGGTGTAGTGGCCACCAAGGATTACAAGAGCTACAAGGCGCTATGGGACGACCGCTCTGCGCACGGTGCGGTGCTGGGCTCGCTGGAGGCCTACCTCCTCCTGCGTTCGCTGCGCACCATGTCGCTACGTGTGCGCCAGCAGAGCAAGACCGCGACCGAGCTCGTCAAGTGGCTACACTCCCTCACCGAGGGCCAGACCCCCGCGGAAGGCACGCCGAAGGAGATTGCAAACGGCCAGTTCGTCCAGCGTGTCTTCCACTCGACGCTGCAGCCCCGCACGGACAAGGACAGCGACCTGAACCCTCACAACAAGCTCGAGAAGCTCGACTTTGACCCTAGCAAGCAGATGCCGGGTGGCGGCTCGCCCACGTTTGCCATCTTCACCAAGGAGGAGAAGTTCGCTGTCTATCTgccgcacgagctcgcctACTTTGTGCCTGCtacgtcgctcggcggtgtcgagtcgctgatcgagcagcgcaagcttGCCACGAAGGACGAGAGTCCCAACATTGTCCGCATCTCGACGGGTATCGAGGACTTTGAGGACCTGAAGGCCGACCTCACGCGCGGCATGCTCCAGACCCTCGCGAAGCACAAGTAGAGTCGTCCTAGTTTTCCCCGTAAATTCCTGGGGCACGCGGTCCCACGTGGCACATTCCTTTTTGCGGCGCGACCCCACTCTCCGCACTTGCTTCTCGCGTTGCAGTATCGCTTTGAGGCTGTAGCAAATATGAAGACAACTTGGTTTTTCGCGTGCTTTGCGTGCTTTGCCGCAACGCTCTTTACGATGGTTGTGGCCCAGATGCCTGATGTGTACGTTTTTTGTCTAATGTAGTATGGATGACCTGGGCGCCCCCATTGTTGCCGCCCCTGTGATTGCCCGTGCCGAGCCGTCGAACAACGCTGGCGGCAACGGCACCGCATCGAACCACACGTCTCCGGCCTCGTCTGCAACGCCGACTTCTTCGGCGGCTGGAAACAGCACCGACACTCCGAcgccctcggcgtcgaACCAGATTGAAGCCTCCGGCACGGCTGGCCCCGGTGCCGTTGCGACAGTCTCTGCCGACACCACGCAGGGCACCTGCACTATTGGTAATGGTCTCTCGGACAACCAGCAGGCTGGCTGGACGGACAGCATTATCAACACTTGCTGCACGGGCCCGAAGTCATCTACGTGCTGGTACCGTGTCCAGGCCAAggtcgccgctgccgacgcaTGCAGGATCCCCAACTGTGACGATCTTGTGACGAACGACCCCGACAAGATGGTCGGCTTCCGCCCCCTCACGGCGACCACTGGCGAGGGCAAATATGGCAACACGTTCCCGATTCTCTTCCTGAgcgcgggcgtgcgcccCTCTATTCATCTCCTTTTGTTCATTGTCGCGCCTATTGGTGTGTCGCTGTTGCTTCTGTTGTAAGCTATGAGACGACGGGCGACTACCGATACCATTGCCCCGTAGGCCCGTAGCGTTTTCCCTTTTGCCGCACCCCGCGATTGGCGCGCACTGTGTCGGGTCACGTGCACTACGCCACCGCCACCCAAGAAGAATGGTATAAGAAGGCGGCAGCCGTGGGCAGGACGAGACACGGATGGTCGGGCCACCAAAGTTAGACCTGATGAGGTCCGTGGCCAAATGGGGGCGCACGTTAGATGCGCTCTCAGGCATGCGCCACCAAGCCTCTCCACAGCAAGGACGTATGGGGTATGCACGCCTGCGCACGGACGCTCccccaggcgccgcgctgaaGCAGGCACGGCGTTTGCGCTCCTTGTCCCGTATGGGGCGCTACATGTCCTACACTCTCGAGCAGATTGCTCCGGTGTGGAAGGGAGCGCTACGCGTCTTTTCGCcgtcgcacgccgcgcagacggcgacgcgcatgcCGTCGCGTCCGGGCTTTGTGCCGGAACACTATGGCCTTTCGAGCCGCGGAACGCGCCTGGGCAACTTTGCACTgatgcgtgcgcgcctccCGCGTGGACCCTCGCTGGCACCGTCCATGCGCCATGGGCCGGGCCTTCAGTCTGCACGCTCGTTTTCGTCGGGACCCCAAGGCGCACGACTCTTTGAAAACATGATTACCAATGCCCCGCTCGCTctgcgtgcggccggcTGCGATATCGACAAGGACTGGAACCGCAAGGCTACGCATGCCACGCCGGCGTTTGCGTATGCGATGGATGCCCAGCGCTGGGGCTTGCAGTGCtcccagcgcgcgctcgagatggccgtcgcctcggcgaaCGCTGCGATGGGCGTGTGGCACGAAAAGCCCAaggccgccgtgccggAGCGTATCCAGACCGTGGAAGAGTACACACCGAGCGCATACGATCTCGACCTCCTGTTCCCGATGCCGGtcacgtcgcgcccgagctcAAAGCTGGTCACGACAATGCACGTCCCTCTCGAGCCCGACATAGGCAGCATCCTCGAGCGGGGTCAAGCGGTCGAGACGTATGCGTCTTTGGAGGATTCATGGACTGCAACGGGCATGCTGGACAGCACCGTACGCGAGAGGCTCCATGCGATTCATGCAGCCTACAGCGCACACGAGCAGCGGCTCACCGCACTCGAAcaggtgctgcgcggccgtggAATCTGGCCCAGCGACCTCGATGTGTCGGCTATGCTTACTTCGTCTAGTCTACGTCagccgctcgtgctcgaaATCGAGTTCGAGGGGTGGTCGAGggacgaggtgcagcgcatgctTGAGTACCATCTTGGCTCGTGCGAGTGGTGCTCCTTGTCCGAGACGCGGTGCGAGCCGGATCTCTTCTATGGGCCTCCGGATGCACCGAATGCTGAATTGGATATGCTCGACGCTTATCTCTATGGCACGGaacagcgccgccgccgcatgcAGAATGCCGTTTAATCTTTGTTCGTAGCTCGTGAAAGAAAGTGTTCCTTTGTCCTCCACATTCACACAGCCATGGTGGCCATCGCGGAGCTGCAGGGCGACGACCACGATATGGCTGCGCAAGAATCGGTGTGGGCAGACGTTACGCCTGTGCCCCAGGTGGATGGCCCCGAGCCACTGTGCCCCATCATGTATGACCCGGACTGTAGGTGGCTCCGCTCACCCAGACACCAAGGCCATGGACCTGTTTCGCGCTTTGAAGCAGATGCGTCCTAACGGCGTCGAGGCatccgagcgcgcgctcgcgctcacCGAGCATCTGATCTACCTGAACCCCGCCAACTATAGCGTGTGGCAGTACCGCGCACAGGTCTTGCTCGAGATGGCGGCCTCGGACGCTTcgcaccagcgcctgcgcgacgagctcgacttTATGGACGAGTTTGCGCAGGGCAATATGAAAAACTACCAGATCTGGTAGGTCGCACATCTTACCCAGGCAACACCGCCGTGTGATTGTTtcggtgctcggcgatcCGAGCCGCGAACTTGCGTTTACCAGCACCGTCTTGGACCTCGACAGCAAGAACTACCACACGTGGGCCTACCGCCAGTGGGTGCTTGCACACTTTGGCGGTCTGCACAAGCACGACAACAAGGTGGAAGCACCAGGTGCAGGCGCGTTTCCGGCACTATGGgacggcgagctcgcgtATGTTGACAAtatgctcgaggcggacgtgcgcaaCAACAGTGCCTACAACCACCGCTGGTTCTGTGTGTGGGGCCGGCTCTTAGAAGGGCGCATTGTCCCGCCTGAGCTTGAGGCAAAGCGCCAAGAAGAGATCGACTATGCCCTCAACAAGATTGCCGTTGCGCCGAACAATGCGAGCCCGTGGAACTACTTGCGGgggtacgtcgctcgactgacgcagcgtgTGCACAGCCCTGACGCCCCGTGTACCGATGCACACGATCGATGGCCGCGTCCTCTCCTATATTCCCCAACCCGAccacgagcgtgcggcgcagcagcccgaggtcgacgaggccggcaAGACGCCAGCACATGCACTCGAGTGGTTGCTGGACAGCGCTGCTGAGCGTATcaaggccggcgacgccaCGCTCAGGCCTACGTGTAGTGCAGTACGTGCTTTTCCTAACGCAGCTCCtagcgcgcctcgcgcacgcggaCCCCGCACGAACCAAGTACTGGCAGTTCCGCCAAGCCGCCTTGCCGTAGATGTGGAGGCGTCTCTTGGCCATCATGCAGGGATTCAATAGTAGGTCGTGTCGCTGAACAAAGTGGGGCGGTACCGCCCTTATGACGAGGATTATCGCGAGGTGAAGAAGAAGAGTGGCATTTCGAAGCAGAATCCCGGGACGAGGGTCGTGCGGTGTACGTCGCGTTGCTGACGCAGTCGAGCTCCCGTTCAATATCTGGTGGTACGTGCCACAGCTTATgcagcggctcgtgcaATAACCATATCGGCCAAGGTGTTCGATACAATGCACACAAGACACAGGTAGGCAACTACTACAGCACGCCCATCTGGGCGTTTCGGTGCAAGTGTCACCTGTGCCAGAACTGGTTCGAGATCCGGACCGACCCCCAAGTACGTCGCCTTGCTCACGCAGAATACGCGTTATGTGATCGAGtctggcgcgcggcagcagctccAGGACTGGGACCCCGAGGAGCACGGTGGCCACCCCATCCACGGTACGTCGTACCCCTAACCCAGACCCCGATGCACCGAACGAGGACGGGGCCTTTTCGCAGCTTGAAAAGACCAAGACACGCCAAAAAGACGGCGCAAAGCGCCaagcgcgcatcgaggagctcgaggaccaCTCTGCCGAGCGTTGGTCGGACCCCTACACGATCaatgccgagctgcgcaaatCGTTCCGTATCGAAAAGAAGGCGCGTATTGAGCGTGCGGAGCGCGATGCATCGCTGCGTGAGCGGATCGGGTGGAGCGAGGACATGCCGCTGGTCGGCGAGTCTTCTGGCCTTGCGACGCCcgacgtgcggcgcgagtggagcgaggcgcgcgatgcgcctcGTTCCCCGAGGCGTTCCTCGACAACCACGCTCAagcggcgagcggctcgtgcgccgcgcatgagcgcagctgcacgtAACCTTGCCGGGCAGATTCTAGCGCCAGGTCGTGCGAAGCGATAACGATGCAAGCTATCAGGCTCTATACCATGTAAATTAAACGAGCTTCGCCTTGTCCGCCTTCTGCGGTGCAGCTTCCGGCACAGTGCCAGTCGGGATGATGGAGCCGACCTTGAGGCCGGTGCTCTTCTCGACGTTTTGGATGCCCGAGGAGATCGCATCCTTGGTTTGGTAGCCGGCCATCTCGAGGTGCGACACACCCGTACCCCACTTCTCCTTGATCGTGTTCCAGGCCGACTGGCGCTTCTGGCTCAGCTCCGGGAACTTCTTCTGCTCGATCGACTCGTAGTAGTTCGCCGTGTTCTCCGCAGTGTGGGGCAGGAAGTATTTGAGCGAGAGCGCAAAGACGACCGGAGGGGTGATCCAGCGGATCGGGAAGGAGCCTGCGTTAGCTCATCAAACGTACGGTGCCGCGTGAAGACCAtgctcgcgagcgtcgcaacACCCACGTAGAGGCCGTTGGGCGTCAGCGACTCGTCCTTCGCAACGAGCTTGTCGAGGCGGTCTGTGTCAGGAATGCGACGTACTTTCGACCTTGTGTTCCGTCTGCACCACGCGGTCCACACCCGAGCGCACCGTctggagcgcatcgcgcgtgTAGCCCTGCACGGCATGGCGGATGTTGCCGatctggcgctcgagctccgtcTCGGTCTCGACGACAACGAGGGGCTTATCCGACTCAGGATACACAGAGAGCTTCTCCTGCACGAAATCAACTGGTTAGCACGTATTCTCATCGCGCCGCACTACGCACCGACTGCTGAGGCATGGCGGTTCACAAGCGCCGTCCGATCCCGACAGGCGTCGCTCCACGGCCCGGCGAAATAAATGCGTAAATCCCCGATAGGTCGCGTCCTgcgaccgtgcgcatcgagcgaGGATGTCGGACGATGACGTACGTAGCGTGTGCTCACGCAGTTTATGATGGATGATGCGCTGGAGGAGGTATGCAGAGAGGCTTATGCAGGATTACGACTTTGAATATGAGGAGGATGACGACGATCAGGACGCGGACGCGTACATCGAGAACAAGTACTACAACGCCAaaggtgcgtcgcgcgactcacACAGCCATCAAAGGCGAGAAACCGGACGAGGCGATAAGTGAGCTACAAGATATCTTGGATGCCGAGACTGATATGACCGAATGGCACGTTGCCTCACTGACGCAGGGGTTTCAAGGCGTTGAAGCAGCAGACCAAGATCAACTTTCaccgcggccgccacgaagaggcgctgcgctcctaccgcgcgctgctcaagtATACCAAGTCGGCCGTGACGCGTAACTATACGTATGTGATTCGACTTATGCAGGGAGAAATCGGTCAACTCCATTCTCGACTATGTCTCGGCGTCttcggcgacgctcgcgatcCTCGAGTCGTTTTACAGCGCAAcggacgaggtgctggcAGCGACGCAGAGCGACCGCCTCAATATGAAAATCAAGCTGAAGCTTGCACGGCTATGGCTCTCGCGGAAAGAGTGgacgcgcctcgtggaTGTAGGTTCCTGTGCTCACCCAGATcctccgcgagctgcgcacgggCGACTTTGCGAGCGATACGGGTGATGGCCAGTCCCAAGGCACGCTTCTCCTCGAGttgcttgcgctcgaggtgcaaATGTACCGCGAGATGGGCAACATGAAAAAGGTCAAGGTAGGTCCCTTTTGCCAACACAGGACACCTATCAAGCTGCGATGCGCATCAAGAATGCGATCCCCCATCCCCGTACCATGGGTATCATCCGCGAGAGTGGCGGAAAGATGCACATGTCCGAgagtacgtcgcgccgctcacACAGAAAACTGGGAGGCTGCCCAAGTCGACTTTTTCCAAGCCTTTCGCAGCTACGATGAGGCAGGGAGCCCCTTGCGCATCCAGGTGCTCAAGTACCTTGTACTGGCGCACATGCTGACCGGCAATGACGTCAACCCCTTTGACTCACAGGAGACCAAGCCCTACCGCGAGGACCCGAACATCATCGCCATGACGTCGCTGGTCGACGCGTACCAACGGCGCGACATCCAAGAGGCCGAGCGGATCGTGGAAGAAAATCACGCCACCCTCACCGAAGACGAATTCATTTCGGAGTTTAtcgccgacgtgctcaAAGAGTTGCGAATCCAGTACCTCATCGATGTCGTACGCCCCTATGGCTCGATCCAGCTAGCCACACTGTCCAGGGTGCGTAATTTTTGCTGACGCAGCTTCTCCGCCGGCCCCTCAACGAGGTTACGTCATTGGTTCTGATGTTGATCCTCGATGGCCGC
The sequence above is a segment of the Malassezia japonica chromosome 6, complete sequence genome. Coding sequences within it:
- the irc3 gene encoding Putative ATP-dependent helicase IRC3 (BUSCO:EOG09261CM0; EggNog:ENOG503NWXY; COG:A), giving the protein MLRYGLRAAARTRAPDAATLPSAKPAFALRPYQIECVETCLEAIGNGAKRIGVSSPTGSGKTTMFTELLARIPSEKGRSQALILVNAVALAEQASETVERMLPHLRVEIEQGAKYRASGTADVTVATVQSLKNASRLEKYDPWKFKCVIVDEAHHSTSATYRAVLSHFNSDIPCDEPEIDVPVRVPIIGFSATFSRHDGLALGTVFDQIVFHKDFLAMIEEQWLCPLRFTAVQAEFDLTKVATTGADFNVASLAKVINRPAITELIVRTWLGKAYTHRRSTLVFAVNIDHVNTLVAEFTSRGIDARGIHSGMHLEERRVTLAAFRAGEFPVLINCAILTEGADVPPIDCVLLARPTQSQNLFSQMIGRDDTVESLKARAQPKVCGTLPKVQWEAPLPSSFTFVDFENPAELYTAMQARPSRAIDEISPNAWVDCGGDTYVLSTYDQSYVKIHREGKDYIGTHYPRNPGFDWTDIAAKKAGSPYWQKRVVLQSEDLGHAIRGCDTFMSKLVTASALQRKLQSKGEVDDDAKPWANATQGTVNTILTRLAHGTKNRWRHAAKAHNKRAARAQRTNPAVSILRIGRKIIKAFKRHQQSAGMGAGMGAGMGAGMGGGMGGGMGGQGPFPPQGGFQQGGYPSQGAPGGPAPHTQEILGTNNIHAFDDNNVNAQNPQYKDLRNRARSEGDKMAHAFDASKAAYNHGDGGRAKQLSDEGNMHKHNMEQLNAQAVQWIFAANNADSPPGTVDLHGLYVKEALVKVDEVIRQAQAQNFPQLRLIVGKGIHSKDHVTKIKPAVEDLLRKYNIAAHLDRRNQGVLVVDMNGPRGGGSAEFTRDMARNATGNDQECVIM
- the DAP1 gene encoding Dihydrodipicolinate synthase (EggNog:ENOG503P5DZ; TransMembrane:1 (o19-37i); COG:S); this encodes MIDTQAIQNVVAFFTSNPLNSGLTGMLIFVIAMLVYIPDPFSEIFTPSVADARRNLDANSAYSSLPLDHPKSIEFLTYTPKTLAVYDGTGDESSPEGNKILLAINGNVFDVSSGRNFYGPGSPYGNFAGRDASRGMAKQSFDLAMLTPLDQPIDKLEDLTDSERKNMAEWESHFAGKYGIVGHLVNENELFRDAAQEEETEKAMQAKIEAAGRAQEPVWTGEERFEDAVLRMLVDKYKPMRRGEDARTSESARLSKAQRPTARPTSAVESVGANGVRIRKTGNNPWDLSYMPGPSPETRVYRGKYAHIDIEAPASEMKKKLQKHGVTPNQLPLDNAKAMGQVRESLRRSVLRDRIETALDKKVRYPDRKNQAEPSDEDQNKPLLGVVTAAKGLAGIAEMRIEEAIRTGSLQKNSLRGKPIPYDHNEGNAHLQREEFVLNRMVQRQGGAPPWVEINIELATEERSLRQRIQAAWICRALYALEFHAPWQQMEPVHVDWHMHDNQPTDIPDYTFAIRNDAQRHLVDWARNFRDAQWVVDQRSYHEEAVYQLNQVIRRYNNIAPFTARRLLYTKASFLRDTLDRTYPLVVEAASARLRGLRLTGAQHAAEAPSAPKAPIYEPILRWFRPQRE
- a CDS encoding cystathionine gamma-synthase (COG:E; EggNog:ENOG503NXB3) — translated: MSAPTLPKPELETRLLHADHPDANKDPAHPIAPAMSLSTTFRQPHPDSEMAQLARASYDTPENPPVNIYSRYTQDTSLRAEKVLSSLLDAHAITFSSGLAASFAILNLLAPSAIAIRRGYFGVHEAAHIYARGRDTKIIDLDENFPVNEGTLDEATGIRRGATLVWVETPLNPTGEARDLVHYTKRAHEAKAYIAVDSTFAPPPLQNPFNQGVDFVMHSATKYMGGHSDILAGVVATKDYKSYKALWDDRSAHGAVLGSLEAYLLLRSLRTMSLRVRQQSKTATELVKWLHSLTEGQTPAEGTPKEIANGQFVQRVFHSTLQPRTDKDSDLNPHNKLEKLDFDPSKQMPGGGSPTFAIFTKEEKFAVYLPHELAYFVPATSLGGVESLIEQRKLATKDESPNIVRISTGIEDFEDLKADLTRGMLQTLAKHK
- a CDS encoding uncharacterized protein (TransMembrane:1 (o185-203i); EggNog:ENOG503PM1D) produces the protein MVVAQMPDVMDDLGAPIVAAPVIARAEPSNNAGGNGTASNHTSPASSATPTSSAAGNSTDTPTPSASNQIEASGTAGPGAVATVSADTTQGTCTIGNGLSDNQQAGWTDSIINTCCTGPKSSTCWYRVQAKVAAADACRIPNCDDLVTNDPDKMVGFRPLTATTGEGKYGNTFPILFLSAGVRPSIHLLLFIVAPIGVSLLLLL
- a CDS encoding uncharacterized protein (EggNog:ENOG503PKY3), with the protein product MGRYMSYTLEQIAPVWKGALRVFSPSHAAQTATRMPSRPGFVPEHYGLSSRGTRLGNFALMRARLPRGPSLAPSMRHGPGLQSARSFSSGPQGARLFENMITNAPLALRAAGCDIDKDWNRKATHATPAFAYAMDAQRWGLQCSQRALEMAVASANAAMGVWHEKPKAAVPERIQTVEEYTPSAYDLDLLFPMPVTSRPSSKLVTTMHVPLEPDIGSILERGQAVETYASLEDSWTATGMLDSTVRERLHAIHAAYSAHEQRLTALEQVLRGRGIWPSDLDVSAMLTSSSLRQPLVLEIEFEGWSRDEVQRMLEYHLGSCEWCSLSETRCEPDLFYGPPDAPNAELDMLDAYLYGTEQRRRRMQNAV